One genomic region from Oncorhynchus clarkii lewisi isolate Uvic-CL-2024 unplaced genomic scaffold, UVic_Ocla_1.0 unplaced_contig_382_pilon_pilon, whole genome shotgun sequence encodes:
- the LOC139394501 gene encoding zinc finger protein ZFP2-like: MRSPSYSPSNEEKDITVKQEVESGAFTVKEEEDAFRVKDEEDITVKQEVESGAFTVKEEEDAFRVKEEDGVTVKGEHVVYGVKEEGEEMTVTSKEEERGYLVPVSQTHLKASNGSNDELNRKMVLRNRSLINTRERRDYRGSSGEPQQPHDAEETEKSLSRSEHLNKHPQRPTRKRTHCCSDCGKIFTSSGIKIHQRTHTGEKSYSCGQCWRSFTTLISLKVHQRTHTREKQKPYSCDQCGKRFATSGHLTLHQRTHTGEKPFSCGQCGRRFATSGHLTLHQRTHTGEKPYSCDQCGKSFTSSGNLTRHQRTHTGENSYSYEKSYSCDQCGKSFVSSSHLNIHQRTHTGEKSYSCGQCGRSFSRSGDLTVHKRIHTGEKPYSCDQCGKRFATSGYLTLHQRTHTGEKPYSCGQCGRSFSRSGDLTVHKRTHTGEKSYSCDQCGKSFTSSGNLTRHLRTHTGEKSYRSFTTLISMKVHQRTHTGEKSYSCDQCGKSFSRSGDLTQHQRTHRIEIS; encoded by the exons atgcgGTCACCaagctactctccttctaatgaaGAGAAggatatcacagtaaaacaagaagtagagagtggggcctttactgtgaaagaagaggaggacgcgttcagagtgaaagacgaggaagatatcacagtaaaacaagaagtagagagtggggcctttactgtgaaagaagaggaggacgcgttcagagtgaaagaggaggatggtgtTACAGTGAAAGGAGAGCATGTAGTTTATGGcgtgaaagaggagggggaggagatgactGTAACATCGAAAGAGGAGGAACGTGGATATCTGGTTCcggtttcccaaacgcatcttaaggcgtccaatggttctaacgatgaactcaaccgtaagatggttttgagaaaccgttccctgattaacacta gagagagacgtgactatcgtggatcctctggggagccgcaacaacctcatgatgctgaggagacagagaagagtctctccagatcagaacacctcaataaACACCCGCAGAGACCCACAAGGAagagaactcactgctgctctgactgtgggaagataTTCACATCATCAggcattaaaattcatcagagaacacacacaggagagaaatcttatagctgtggtcaatgttgGAGGAGTTTTACAACATTAATCTCTCTGaaagtacaccagagaacacacacaagagagaaac agaaaccttatagctgtgatcaatgtgggaagagatttgcaacatctggccacctgactctacaccagagaacacacacaggagagaaaccttttagctgtggtcaatgtgggaggagatttgctacatctggccacctgactctacaccagagaacacacactggagagaaaccttatagctgtgatcaatgtgggaagagttttacttcaTCTGGCAATCTGACtcgacaccagagaacacacacaggagagaactCTTATAGCTATG agaaatcttatagctgtgatcaatgtgggaagagttttgtttcaTCTAGCCATCTGaatatacaccagagaacacacacaggagagaaatcttatagctgtggtcaatgtgggaggagttttagtcgatctggagatctgacagtgcacaagagaatacacacaggagagaaaccttatagctgtgatcaatgtgggaagagatttgctacatctggctacctgactctacaccagagaacacacacaggagagaaaccttatagctgtggtcaatgtgggaggagttttagtcgctctggagatctgacagtgcacaagagaacacacacaggagagaaatcttatagctgtgatcaatgtgggaagagttttacttcaTCTGGCAATCTGACTCGAcacctgagaacacacacaggagagaaatcttataggaGTTTTACAACATTAATCTCTATGaaagtacaccagagaacacacacaggagagaaatcttatagctgtgatcaatgtgggaagagttttagtcgatctggagatctgactcaacaccagagaacacacaggattgaaatctcatag